A genomic segment from uncultured Alistipes sp. encodes:
- a CDS encoding terminase small subunit, with product MNRKEQKTEGAHRKIGRPRKFTPERFWAVFEEYRRWAKSTPIYVSKVSAGQTISVPCERPLTLTGFCRFAEISRESFYNYEAKPEFSELLTFIRETIEADQLDGALVGVYDSSIVARVLRLADRKDITTNGQNLQPPGPVVTVTIDEAAASIIQSIGKQTIRE from the coding sequence ATGAACAGGAAAGAACAAAAGACAGAGGGAGCCCACCGCAAGATCGGGCGCCCTCGGAAATTCACTCCCGAGCGTTTCTGGGCGGTCTTCGAGGAGTACAGGAGATGGGCCAAGTCGACGCCGATCTATGTCAGCAAGGTGTCGGCCGGACAGACCATATCGGTCCCGTGTGAACGTCCGCTGACCCTTACGGGCTTTTGCCGGTTCGCGGAAATAAGCAGGGAGAGTTTCTATAACTACGAAGCAAAACCGGAATTTTCGGAGCTGCTGACCTTCATTCGAGAGACTATCGAGGCCGACCAACTCGATGGCGCTTTGGTCGGGGTATATGATTCGAGCATTGTTGCGCGGGTTCTACGCCTGGCCGACCGCAAGGACATCACGACCAACGGCCAGAACCTTCAGCCGCCTGGTCCGGTTGTTACCGTGACGATTGACGAGGCCGCCGCCTCTATCATCCAGTCTATCGGGAAACAGACAATCCGGGAATAA
- a CDS encoding Bro-N domain-containing protein, with amino-acid sequence MTQKQAIQLFEERKVRTIWDDETETWYFAIVDVVAVLTESTDAAAYWRKLKQRLKAEGNETVTNCHALKMPASDGKMRLTDVADTEQLFRLIQSIPSPKAEPFKRWMAQVASDRLDQMQDPELSIRQAMTDYKRLGYSDNWINQRLKSMEVRKELTDEWQRRGVEGQQYATLTDIITMEWAGRTTKAYKQYKGLKKENLRDNMTNIELALNTLAEAAATEISKQQQPKGFQQNARVAKSGGSVAKAARNQLESQLGHSVISPINAKQVLAGKETAQIEEEKK; translated from the coding sequence ATGACACAGAAACAAGCCATACAGCTATTCGAAGAGCGGAAAGTGCGTACCATCTGGGACGACGAAACGGAAACCTGGTATTTCGCCATTGTCGACGTCGTGGCCGTACTGACGGAGAGCACTGATGCTGCCGCCTACTGGCGCAAGCTCAAACAACGGCTCAAAGCAGAGGGAAATGAAACCGTGACAAATTGTCACGCCTTGAAAATGCCCGCCTCTGACGGAAAAATGCGACTCACGGATGTAGCAGATACCGAGCAGCTTTTCCGGTTGATCCAGTCGATCCCCTCCCCGAAGGCCGAGCCGTTCAAGCGTTGGATGGCGCAGGTGGCCAGCGACCGCCTCGACCAGATGCAGGATCCGGAGTTGTCTATCCGGCAGGCGATGACCGACTACAAGCGCCTGGGATACTCCGACAACTGGATCAACCAGCGATTGAAGAGTATGGAGGTGCGCAAGGAGCTGACCGACGAATGGCAGCGCCGAGGCGTTGAGGGGCAGCAATATGCCACACTTACCGACATCATCACGATGGAGTGGGCAGGACGTACGACCAAAGCCTACAAGCAATACAAAGGGCTGAAAAAAGAGAATCTGCGGGACAACATGACGAACATTGAATTGGCCCTCAACACCCTCGCCGAAGCTGCCGCAACGGAGATCTCGAAGCAGCAACAGCCCAAAGGCTTCCAACAGAACGCAAGAGTGGCGAAAAGCGGGGGCAGTGTAGCAAAGGCGGCCCGCAATCAACTGGAATCCCAGTTGGGGCATTCGGTTATCTCTCCAATCAATGCCAAGCAAGTATTGGCAGGGAAAGAGACGGCCCAAATTGAAGAAGAAAAGAAGTAG
- a CDS encoding virulence RhuM family protein encodes MEQELILYNSVDGKSRVSLLARDGSVWLNQAQIAELFATSKQNISAHIGNILKEKELIEKSVVNYYLTTAADGKPYQVKFYSLEMILAIGFRVRSIRGVQFRQWANRNLAEYLRKGFVIDDERLKNPDGRPDYFDELLDRIRDIRASEKRFYQKVRDLFALSSDYDPTDKATQMFYAETQNKLLYAITGHTSAEIVMQRADADAPNMGLTSWKGAVVRKQDVIIAKNYLTHDELDSLNRLVVIFLETAEFRAKNRKDLTMGFWRENVDKILVSNDQPLLSNAGSVGKEQKDAFAYRVYEEFNARRKRRDAIEADREDMEQLKELEAEIKHRK; translated from the coding sequence ATGGAACAAGAGTTGATCCTATACAATTCGGTGGATGGGAAAAGCCGCGTTTCCCTGTTGGCACGCGACGGCTCGGTTTGGCTCAATCAAGCGCAGATTGCCGAACTTTTTGCCACCTCCAAACAGAACATTAGCGCACATATAGGTAATATACTAAAAGAGAAGGAATTGATAGAAAAATCAGTTGTCAACTATTATTTGACAACTGCTGCAGATGGCAAACCCTATCAAGTCAAATTCTACTCGTTGGAAATGATTTTGGCGATAGGTTTTCGCGTCCGTTCCATCCGTGGTGTGCAATTCCGCCAATGGGCAAACCGCAATCTCGCCGAATACCTCCGCAAAGGGTTCGTTATCGACGACGAACGTCTGAAAAACCCGGACGGACGGCCCGACTACTTCGACGAGTTATTGGATCGCATTCGGGATATACGGGCCTCGGAAAAGCGATTCTATCAGAAGGTGCGCGATCTGTTTGCATTGAGCAGCGACTACGATCCAACGGACAAGGCTACGCAGATGTTCTATGCCGAAACACAAAATAAACTCCTCTATGCCATAACGGGGCACACATCCGCGGAGATCGTGATGCAGCGTGCCGATGCAGACGCCCCCAATATGGGACTTACCTCCTGGAAGGGCGCCGTAGTCCGCAAGCAGGACGTTATTATCGCCAAAAACTACCTGACGCACGACGAACTCGATTCTTTGAATCGGTTGGTCGTGATCTTCCTGGAAACAGCCGAATTCCGAGCCAAAAACCGGAAAGACCTTACGATGGGATTTTGGAGGGAGAATGTCGACAAAATCCTGGTATCCAACGATCAGCCCCTTTTATCCAATGCCGGTTCCGTTGGCAAGGAGCAAAAAGACGCTTTCGCCTACCGGGTTTATGAAGAGTTCAATGCCCGCAGAAAACGCAGAGACGCCATCGAAGCCGACCGGGAGGATATGGAGCAGTTGAAGGAGCTGGAAGCGGAGATCAAACACCGGAAATAA
- a CDS encoding helix-turn-helix transcriptional regulator, with protein sequence MDNEFRIAEILKERGMTQTDLAGQIGISRVGLSKAINGNTTITTLRKIAAALGVTVPELFAPQPTDTITCPHCGAVLEIREKE encoded by the coding sequence ATGGATAATGAGTTCAGAATAGCGGAAATCCTCAAAGAACGAGGCATGACGCAGACAGATTTAGCAGGACAAATAGGTATTTCCCGTGTTGGTTTATCAAAAGCAATCAATGGGAACACAACAATAACCACGCTCCGCAAGATTGCCGCTGCCCTGGGGGTAACGGTTCCGGAGCTGTTCGCCCCGCAGCCGACGGACACGATCACCTGCCCGCATTGCGGAGCAGTATTGGAGATCAGAGAAAAGGAATAA
- a CDS encoding SH3 beta-barrel fold-containing protein → MKRNDLSDIMRRAWALFRITGKTFSVCLSTAWSLYRLTLRMRAGIVRFAYEKADGTLRRACGTLRDIAATIRGTGRPDDGRTVKYYDIEAAGWRSFKVENLVTIY, encoded by the coding sequence ATGAAACGAAACGATTTATCGGACATCATGCGTCGTGCCTGGGCGCTGTTCCGCATAACGGGCAAAACCTTTTCCGTATGTCTTTCGACGGCGTGGAGCCTTTACCGTCTTACCCTTCGGATGCGGGCCGGTATCGTTCGGTTTGCCTACGAAAAGGCCGACGGCACGCTGCGCCGGGCCTGCGGAACGTTGCGGGACATCGCGGCCACGATCAGGGGCACCGGACGTCCGGACGATGGTCGCACGGTCAAGTATTACGACATCGAGGCTGCCGGTTGGCGGTCGTTCAAAGTGGAAAACCTTGTAACGATATATTGA
- a CDS encoding HAD family phosphatase has translation MEQIENVVFDLGGVLVDLDIERCRTAFRRLGMDAVAEIIQPYYPAEMIGLLEHGLISFHEACDRMRQLAGTPSVTDEEIDNAYGAFHLGIPVAKLRQIDRLRQRGIRTYVLSNNNPAAMGHIRRMFKADGKSMEDYFDKIYLSYEMRELKPSEAIFRKMIADSGMVPERTLFIDDGQKNVDTAQTLGFAVYKPAPGEDFGHLLDSVGRP, from the coding sequence ATGGAACAGATCGAAAATGTGGTCTTCGACCTCGGAGGCGTCCTCGTGGACCTCGACATCGAACGCTGCCGCACCGCATTCCGCAGACTCGGAATGGATGCCGTAGCCGAAATCATCCAACCCTACTACCCCGCCGAGATGATCGGCCTGCTCGAACACGGCCTCATCTCGTTCCACGAAGCCTGCGACCGGATGCGGCAGCTGGCCGGGACCCCGTCGGTCACCGACGAGGAGATCGACAACGCATACGGCGCGTTCCACCTCGGGATTCCCGTGGCAAAGCTCCGCCAGATCGACCGCCTGCGCCAGCGCGGCATCCGCACCTACGTCCTCTCGAACAACAACCCCGCGGCGATGGGACATATCCGGCGGATGTTCAAGGCCGACGGCAAGTCGATGGAGGACTATTTCGACAAGATCTACCTCTCGTACGAGATGCGCGAGTTGAAGCCCTCGGAGGCGATCTTCCGCAAGATGATCGCCGACAGCGGGATGGTGCCCGAGCGCACGCTCTTCATCGACGACGGACAGAAGAATGTCGATACGGCACAGACGCTCGGTTTTGCAGTCTACAAGCCCGCTCCGGGCGAGGATTTCGGCCACCTGCTCGACAGCGTGGGACGGCCCTAA
- a CDS encoding SDR family NAD(P)-dependent oxidoreductase has translation MKPVDIQEEHTAGMAAAEGAAAGRREAEVGEVARPGQKAHRRMRRGEVAPGTAWALVSGAGSGIGHCYARRLAALGYNLVLVGENRQPLETVKSEIGELHPWCDIRIVECDLARTEAARELHDRTQADGLEIDVLINNAGMFSFRDILRTPGERIERIILLHDLTNTQLCRLYAADMARRGDGGYILNMSSYSQWMPFPGLALYAASKAYLRTFSVAFAKEVREQGIRVTAVSPAGVATDLYGLTPYWQRIGLRLGVLISADRCARKGLRALWRGRRSIVPDWWNRAWIPFCKILPMWVLRPVRRFTMKFQK, from the coding sequence ATGAAACCGGTGGATATTCAGGAGGAACACACGGCGGGTATGGCCGCCGCGGAAGGGGCCGCCGCCGGGCGACGCGAAGCGGAGGTCGGCGAGGTCGCCCGGCCCGGCCAAAAAGCACACCGCCGGATGCGCCGCGGCGAAGTCGCGCCCGGAACGGCGTGGGCGCTGGTCAGCGGCGCCGGATCGGGAATCGGACACTGTTATGCCCGGCGACTCGCAGCCCTGGGGTACAACCTCGTACTCGTGGGAGAGAACCGCCAGCCCCTCGAAACGGTGAAGTCCGAAATCGGAGAACTACACCCGTGGTGCGACATCCGAATCGTGGAGTGCGACCTGGCCCGCACGGAGGCGGCCCGCGAATTGCACGACCGCACGCAGGCCGACGGCCTGGAGATCGACGTCCTGATCAACAACGCCGGGATGTTCTCCTTCCGCGACATCCTCCGGACACCCGGGGAGCGTATCGAACGCATTATCCTGCTGCACGACCTGACCAACACGCAGCTCTGCCGCCTCTATGCCGCCGACATGGCCCGCCGCGGAGACGGAGGGTACATCCTCAACATGTCCTCCTACTCGCAGTGGATGCCCTTCCCGGGACTGGCCCTCTACGCCGCCTCGAAAGCCTATCTGCGCACCTTCTCCGTGGCCTTTGCCAAAGAGGTCCGCGAACAGGGAATCCGCGTCACGGCCGTATCGCCGGCCGGCGTGGCCACAGACCTCTACGGCCTGACCCCCTACTGGCAGCGGATCGGATTGCGTCTGGGCGTGCTGATCTCCGCCGACCGCTGCGCCCGAAAAGGGTTGCGGGCCCTGTGGCGCGGACGCCGCTCGATCGTCCCCGACTGGTGGAACCGCGCATGGATCCCCTTCTGCAAGATACTCCCGATGTGGGTGCTGCGCCCCGTAAGGCGATTCACGATGAAATTTCAGAAATAG